The window ggtcctgggggggccagagggtgctgccccccaactccgcagtcagacgggactctcagccagccggggaaacagaaggtttattagacgacagggacatggtctaacacagagcttgtaggtgcagagaacaggacccctcagctgggtccattttggggggccgtgagccagacaccccgtctgcccttcactccatgtcccagccagccccaaactgaaactccctccagccccccctcccctgggctttgtccctttcccgggccaggagggcaccggatccctttgttctccagccctttagctctcacctggcagggggaagggctcaggccatcagtggccaggaaacggggtgtcggccattctctgtgtccagacccctgtacacacctgccctctagggctctgcagtgattatacacccttaccccaccacctaggtacttaagaactgcctaggggaaactgaggcacccccacactattcagaggaaacattaagaacagtcccacttcgtcacagagtgccctcctcctgccccagagcctggggggaggggctaccCCACCCAagccctgacagcccccccccccgggtcccccACAGGCCATTCTGGAGTCCAGCCAGCGGCAGCTGACGCTGAACGAGATTTACCAGTGGTTCAGCCGCATGTTCGGCTACTTCCGGCACAACACGGCCACCTGGAAGgtgaggggctgcgggtcaggagtgaggggcaccggcaagggggggggggcccagggctggggtggcaggggctgcgggtcgagagtgaggggcaccggtggggctgggagggggctgcgggtcgggagtgaggggcactcaccccccctccccccacagaacGCCGTGCGACACAACCTGAGCCTGCACAAGTGCTTCGTGCGCGTGGAGCACGTGAAAGGCGCCGTGTGGACAGTGGACGAGGACGAGTTCCAGAAGAAGCGGAGCCAGCGGTCGCCCCTGTATGGAGCCCCTGTGTGGGCGGGGCCTCCCATCAGCCACGCCCCCAGACGGGGTCCAGTGGGGATGGGCGGGGCCTCCCATCAGCCACACCCCCAGAGGGGGTCCAGCGGGGATGGGCGGGGCCTCCCATCAGCCACACCCCCAGAGGGGGTCCAGCAGGGCCTCCCCTGTTAGCCACGCCCCCAGAGGGGGTCCAGCGGGGATGGGCGGGGCCTCCTGTCAGCCACACCCCCAGAGGGGGTCCAGCAGGGCCTCCCCTGTTAGCCACGCCCCCAGGGGGGTCCAGCGGGGATGGGCGGGACCTCCCTTTAGCCACACCCCCAGAGGGGGTCCACTGGGGAAGGGCGGGTCCTCCTGTTAGCCACACCCCCCAGAGGGGGTCCAGCAGGGCCTCCCCTGTCAGCCACGCCCCTTTGCAGGGTCTAGGGGGGCAGTAGCTACAGCCCAGGGTGGGCCCAGCAGGGAAGGGCGGGGCCAAAATGTCTtagccccccctttcccctcctcatgTCTTCTCTCCCCCCCAGGCACCTGCTGAAGCACCTGCTGCCCCCTCTGCCCTCCACACCCTCCGCCCGTCCCAGCCTGTGAGACGCCCCCAGGGCAGCTCCAGGGGCTGAGCCCACCCCCCATGTGCGTGGGGGGGGGAGACACGGATGGAGCCACGCACCCCCCGCCCTTGGACACAGGAGCTGTCTGCAAAACCATGGACTTTATTGACCTCGTTCCACCAGGGGAATTGGAGGGACGGACGCGGCACCCCAGCCACAGCTGCCTtgaccccaggctgcagggggggggggaataaaaggaGCAAAATCCAGCACCCCCGGCTCAGCTGCTGTTTGGTGGGGGAAATGGCGGGGGCTGGTGCAGCAGTTGCAGGGgagagaaatgggggggggggttaccccAGCAGCTACCGGGGGCCGGAAGTGGGGGGCTTGGATGGCGCCCAGGGGGAGTGGAGAATGGGGTGGGCGCCCCAGCAGAGAAAGGGGATGGGGGGCCCAGTGGAGGGGCGTTATATGCAGCCGTCTCAGGGGtcccggctcctccccagcagcgCCGCGTTCTCCTGCCGCAGGGCCCGGTAGTCGCTTAGGATCCGCTCCAGGTTGGCCAAGGTCTTCTTGGCCCCCTCGCTCTCGATCTGCGGGGGCAGATTAATTCCTTCAGCACTGGAGCTGGGAGGCCCCCGCGTTCCGGCCCCGCCCGCCCCCAGGCCCggctccccccccaaccctcacCTGCTCCTCCAGGTCCCGGATCTCCCGCTGGATGGCCCCCGCGTCCTCAATTGTCTGGATCAGCTGGCTGCAGttctggggggcagcagggcaggggttaATGAGTCCCCCGGCcgggctgccccagccccccacccacctGGGCTACAGCAGCCCCCCCggccattcccccccccactggTCCCTTAGATCCACTCCTGGGTCTCTGGTAcccccagccaatgagagctgccccccgctctgcccccactgAGACACCCCTGGTTCCCCCCAGCCTgtatccccccacacccacctcGTGAAGAGCCGCCAGGTACTTATAGGCCTTCCGAACCGACTCGTCCCGCTTCGCGTCCtggggggggcacagaggggaGTCAGGAAGCCTGCTCCCCACACTTCCCCCCCCCAATTGCCCGAGGCCAGCCCCCTCAGGGGAGCCCCAAAGCCCCCCAGTcaccctcctctctccacccgCGCAAGGGGCCCCTTTGGGGATCCACCTtatcttccccccacacccctcccttcCATAACCCCAGGGGAACACCGCTATACAGCCCCCCCTCCAGGCACCCCACATCTCCCCACCACTCCCCCAGTCCAGCCCCCCTCCTCAGGAGCTCCCCCACCTTGAAGACCAGCTCGTCGGTGACGGCGAAGGTCCGGTCCAGCTTCCCCGTCAGCCCGTTGATCTCCTTCTGCAGGGCCCGGGTGTCTGACAggatctgggggggcgggggggggggaggagaagagatctACTACCGCTGCCGGGGGGGGAGCCCCCCCATAGCTTGGGGACCCGGCCCTGCCCGTGGCATGGATAAGAGCTCGATTTCCGCGGCCGCAAAGGGCAAGGCCGGGGGGTGGGGATAAAAGCCATAGTTACCGCTGCACCCCAGGGGAGCGCCCCCTCCAACCCGAGAGGGGAGGGGTAACCTGGGGGCATCTCCGGCCTGCGGAAGCTGCCAAGGGcagggggggcccggggggcaATTCCCCCCCCCCGGTTACCTTGGTGATCTCCTCCTTCTGCTTGCGGATGTTGCCGACGATCTCCAGGATGCGCTGGGTGTAGGCTGCCCGCGACACGTCCTTGGGGAGCACCTCCAGCTCCGtcagctggggggggcgggggggtcagcgtctgccccagcccccccaccggGCCCGGCCAAGGGGGCCCCACAcgcacgggggtggggggggtcatgCGCCCAGGGGATGTGCAAAACCAGCGGGCAAAgagggctcccccccccccacggggcaTGCAAATCGCAGCCCATGCCGCCTGGCCAGCCCCACTTCTcccaccccaggccccgccccctgcccgagaggccccgccccctgcccgagAGGCCCCGCCCACCAGTTGCCGACACAGCTCCTCCTTGCGCCGGGCCTCGGCGGCCGCGCTCCGCCCACACTCGTGCAGGGCCTGGATCTCCGCGACCCGCCGGGTCGACTCCAGctgcggggggagaaggggggtgaGCGGGGGGGCAGCCCCCGGGcggagccccgcccccgctgagcagccccgcccccacgctCACCTGGCGGGAGTGGCGGGCGGCCCGCAGGTGCCGATACTGATCCACGAGCGGCCCCCGGCGCGTCTCCCACTGGGCGGCCAGGTGCACCAGGCGCTGGGCGCTGCCCTCCACCAGCAGCTGCAGCGCGGCCAGGTTCCTCCCCGCCTCCGGCAGCAGCTCCAGCGCCCGGCGCTGTACGCGCAGGGTCCGCTCGCggcccccccagagccagccgctgCTGGCACAGCCCTGCCGCcgcctgggggcagagagagatggggagcgcggacccccgacacccccagacacccccgcccaggggcagagagagatggggagcgCGGAACCCCGAaacccccagacacccccgcccgggggcagagagaccggggagcgcggacccccgacacccccagacacccccgcccGGGGGCAGAGAGACCGGGGAGCGCGGATCCCCGACACCCCCAAACACCCCCgcccgggggcagagagagatggggagcgCAGACCCCcgacacccccagacacccccgcccGGGGGCAGAGAGACCGGGGAGCGCAGACCCCcgacacccccagacacccccgcccgggggcagagagaccggggagcgcggacccccgacacccccagacacccccgcccGGGGGCAGAGAGACCGGGGAGCGCGGATCCCcgacacccccagacaccccctcccgggggcagagagaccggggagcgcggacccccgacacccccagacacccccgcccgggggcagagagaccggggagcgcggacccccgacacccccagacacccccgcccgggggcagagagagatggggagcgCGGACCCCCgacatccccagacacccccgcccGGGAAAAAAGAGACCGGGGAGCACGGACCCCcgacacccccagacacccccgcccGGGGGCAGAGAGACCGGGGAGCGCGGATCCCTGACACCCCCAAACACCCCCgcccgggggcagagagagatggggagcgCAGACCCCcgacacccccagacacccccgcccgggggcagagagaccggggagcgcggacccccgacacccccagacacccccgcccGGGGGCAGAGAGACCGGGGAGCGCGGATCCCcgacacccccagacacccccgcccgggggcagagagaccggggagcgcggacccccgacacccccagacacccccgcccGGGGGCAGAGAGACCGGGGAGCGCGGATCCCcgacacccccagacacccccgcccAGGGGCAGAGAGACCGGGTAGCGCGGACCCCcgacacccccagacacccccacccGGGGGCAGAGAGACCGGGGAGCGCGGATCCCcgacacccccagacacccccgcccGGGGGCAGAGGAGACCGGGGAGCGCAGACCCccgacacccccacacacccccgcccgggggcagagagagatggggagcgCGGACCCCCgacatccccagacacccccgcccGGGAAAAAAGAGACCGGGAAGCACGGACCCCcgacacccccagacacccccgcccAGGGGCAGAGAGACCGGGGAGCGCGGACCCCCGAcgcccccagacaccccccccgggggcagagagaccggggagcgcggacccccgacacccccagacacccccgcccgggggcagagagaccggggagcgcggacccccgacacccccagacacccccgcccGGGGGCAGAGAGACCGGGGAGCATGGACCCCCGAcgcccccagacaccccccccgggggcagagagagatggggagcgCAGACCCCcgacacccccagacacccccgcccGGGGGCAGAGAGACCGGGGAGCGCAGACCCCcgacacccccagacacccccgcccGGGGGCAGAGAGACCGGGGAGCGCAGACCCCcgacacccccagacacccccgcccGGGGGCAGAGAGACCGGGGAGCGCGGATCCctgacacccccagacacccccgcccgggggcagagagagatggggagcgcggacccccgacacccccagacacccccgcccGGGGGCAGAGAGACCGGGGAGCGCGGATCCCTGACACCCCCAAACACCCCCGCCCGGGGGCACAGAGAGATGGGGAGCGCAGACCCCcgacacccccagacacccccgcccGGGGGCAGAGAGACCGGGGAGCGCAGACCCCcgacacccccagacacccccgcccgggggcagagagaccggggagcgcggacccccgacacccccagacacccccacccgggggcagagagaccggggagcgcggacccccgacacccccagacccccccacccgggggcagagagagatggggagcgcggacccccgacacccccagacacccccgcccGGGGGCAGAGAGACCGGGGAGCACGGACCCCcgacacccccagacacccccgcccGGGGGCAGAGAGACCGGGGAGCGCGGATCCCTGACACCCCCAAACACCCCCGCCCGGGGGCAGAGAGACCGGGGAGCGCGGATCCCcgacacccccagacacccccgcccgggggcagagagagatggggagcgCGGACCCCCgacatccccagacacccccgcccGGGAAAAAAAAGACCGGGGAGCACGGACCCCCGACAGCCCCAGACACCCCCGCCCGGGGGCAGAGAGACCGGGGAGCGCGGATCCCTGACACCCCCAAACACCCCCgcccgggggcagagagagatggggagcgCAGACCCCcgacacccccagacacccccgcccgggggcagagagaccggggagcgcggacccccgacacccccagacacccccgcccGGGGGCAGAGAGACCGGGGAGCGCGGATCCCcgacacccccagacacccccgcccgggggcagagagaccggggagcgcggacccccgacacccccagacacccccgcccGGGGGCAGAGAGACCGGGGAGCGCGGATCCCcgacacccccagacacccccgcccGGGGGCAGAGAGACCGGGGAGCGCAGACCCCCGACACCCCCAAACACCCCCgcccgggggcagagagagatggggagcgCGGACCCCCgacatccccagacacccccgcccGGGAAAAAAGAGACCGGGGAGCACGGACCCCcgacacccccagacacccccgcccAGGGGCAGAGAGACCGGGGAGCGCGGACCCCCGACACCCCCGCCCGGGGGCAGAGAGACCGGGGAGCACGGACCCCCGACACCCCCAAACACCCCCGCCCAGGGGCAGAGAGACCGGGAGCACGGATCCCCGACACCCCCAGACACCGCCgcctgggggcagagagaccAGGGAGCACGGACCCCCAATACCCCCAAACACCCCCgcctgggggcagagagaccAGGGAGCACGGACCCCCGACACCCCCAGACACCGCcgcctgggggcagagagagatggggagagcgGACCCCCAGCCCGCCCGCCTCGGGGCAGAGAGACTGCGGAGCACGGACCCCcgacacccccagacacccccgcctgggggcagagagacaTGGGGAGCACGGACCCTCCCCCCCAAGACATGGTTGCCCCCCCGCCCAGGGGGAAACGTCCCAGCCCCCCCCGCGGCCCCTCACCTGGGAAAGGCTCAGCTCCAGCACCTTCACCTCCCCCCCGACGGCCTCCATCTCGGCCTCCAGGCGCCGCAGCTCCCCCTGCAGGCCGGCCAGCTCCTCCGCCTGCCGTGCCAGCTCCtcctggggcggggagagggtCTCAAGGCCAGCatggggggggcagcgggggggcatCCTGGgaacacccctccccaccccccagctggctGAGTCCTGCCAGAGACCACTGGGGTAGCAACGAGAACTGGCCATCATTAGGGTCCAGGATTAACGATCAGCGAGGTGGTAGCTCTGAATTCCCAGCTGTTTTGGGGTCCCCCAGAGCACCGTTCCGGACCCTGCCTCGGGGTCCCCCAACCGCTGAGCACTCCCCCCGCTTTTTAAGGGGGTCCCCCCCCACTACCTGCTCCGAGGTCTTGGAGGACGGGAGAGTTTCCACCGCTGCCTGCATCTGCCCCACGAGTTCCTGAGGGTCCTGGGGGGCCAAAAGGGGGCAGTCACAgagggcctctcccctcagccccctccaCACTATCACTCCCCCAAAATTTCCCAGAGTCCCTCCAGAGCCCGAAAGCCTCCAGGGCCCCCATTCCCTGCCCGGCCCCCCAGATTCCCCTCTCCCAGccaccccatccccccccaaGTGTCCCCCAACCTCCTGGGTAGCCCCtaacccccacctccatcccccccaaTCCTGCATCCGCCCAGACGCACCCAAAGTCTGTCCAGGTACCCGGAGTTCTgagccccccagcctcccccaaggtcccccccattccctacagccccccaactcccccggtgccccaaccccccccgccatgttccagctcccagccccacaggtACCTGTTCGTGCACCAGGCGCTGGGCGCGGCTGAAGCGGGACCCCTTGGCCAGGGCCCCCCCGGTGCCCCCCGCGCTCAGCAGCCCCAGCATCTGGGCCAGGTCCAGcggccctggctggggggggccagCGGCGCCGTGGGGGGGGGCGGCCTGACGCAGTTGGTCCAGCAGGCGGTGCCGGAGCCGCTGGTGCTTCCACTGCACGTActcctggggggagataaaatgGGGGGGCAGTGCGATTGGGGGACCCCCCTGCAGCAACCCCCCCCGGGGCATGTATTCCTTGGAGGCCAGgggaccccaaacccctccccccatgagggACCCTCCACAAACATCcaggaccctccccaccccaggcaagagccccccccccgcagcccccctcaCCTTGGGGGGCAGGCGAGAcgccagcccctggctctgccagtcGGCCTCCCAGTCGTGCTGCGCCCCCAGGTCGCCTGCATGACGCTCCAGCAGGGACGGGGCCACGGCGCCCggccgggggggctgggctgacacCGGGGGCAGGAACCCCCCGAAAAACTCCCGGCGCTCTGcggtggaggaggggaaacatGGAGGTCAGAGCCCGCCCCCCACgccacctcccccacctcccacccatgCCCCAAATCCAGCCCCAcagaccccttcccccagccaacTCGACCTCGATCCACACCCCCTGCCTCGACCCCCTGGCTCCCACCCACGCCCTCTCAATCCATGTCCCCTCCACCCCTCTGTGCCCCCAATCCTGCTGCACCCGACCCCTCTTGAGCTCagatccagcccctgcccccttcccgtCATCTACCAACAGGCCCCGAATCGCGGGGCAGGACCAAGGGGTGGGCGTGAAACGGCTTCAGCAAACAGGTGCCCTGCAGGGAGAAAACCAACACTGTTAGCCTGTGGAACTGCCTGCCACAGGACCCATTTGAGATAGGAAAGGGGGGCGCTGCCAGGGGAcacctgtgggggggggaggcgggttATGGGGCGGTAGCACCTcgcagacagagagagatgaCGGGCCATTTCCATCATATGGGGGCGGGGCAATGTGGGAAAACAGGAAGTCCCGCCCCGCCAGCAGACCGACTTCTGCTCAGCTCTGCACCCAGCTTCGTGGGGGCCCCGGCACGGCAGGGATTTAAGGCCAGAGCTGTTCTCGGGCCGGGGGCTGGACAGGACGCCCCCCGCCACGCAGAGAACACGTCACAGGCCACGGCAGGGGCCGGTTATCGGCCGGCCTGAAGAGACGGTTCAGTTTGATACTGCGGCGGGTTCAAACGCCACGAAATCCAACCGGTGCGTTTGGGGAGACTCAGAACGACACTGTCAGCGGAAGCGAACTCGAGCTCGTTAACGTCACGCACGTGACGCAGGTTAATTAGAAGACGAACCAGAACCTAACGCCGGTTCCTACATCATCTCAGGAACGTCACCCACCGGCCTTTTCCTCCCTATCGCAAACCTTCTTGACGGTTACTCTTAATAATAGAGTGTAATTCGCACCCGAAACCTTTCAGTGTCAGAACCACGAGTATTCACCAGCCTCGTGTCAACTGAAACTTGTCGAGTTTCTAAAAATATTCGTTACCAGTCCCTTTACGCCTGGAGGAAACGTCACATTTACACAGCCCCATTTACTCCGGAGCTCGTTTACCGAAGGCTGGTTAAGACTGGACGAGGTGAAGGATCCACTCTCATTTGAATATACGATCGATGTATTTCGTGCGTTAAACTGGACTATGCCAGGTTGAAGTCGACAACACACGAATTACAACAAAACATCATTTATTAAATAAACGGGACCTGGTCTGGAATACGTTACGCCTACAGGTAAAATAGAACGGCGAGTATTGTCCCATATATAAAATTCAATACGGGACGTCATGTTTAGTGTTTACAGATCATTGTGTATCGAGTAAATTCTGCATTATATTTATTCTGTTATAAAACAGGAGAATGTAATTAATTAATCTCGAGTACAATGATGTGTATTTAGTACGTGTGAGGGGAGACATGACGTGGGCACAGGCCACGGGACCCAACCCAGCCGGGTCTACGGGGGGGAGCCCCGAGGCccggctggggagggagggaagcgaAGCAAACGCTGCAGCCGGGACgccggggtagatgggcccatggggctgggctgctgcgtGTGGCTGTGGTGTGGATACAGGGCTCGCTGGCTGGACACGTGGGTCGGAACCGGGGGGCGCGGAGGGAAGGGACCCACCTGCAGCAGCTGTAGCCGGGGGGTGCGGCACGCGGGGGGCACCCAGGGCGTCCCCAGCTGCTCCTTGATCTTCGCTGCAATGGCACGGAGTAACCCGGCCGACTTCCCTGCAAGGGGGGCAAAGGTCATGGCCAGCAGCAGCGCCCCCTCCGATCCCCAGATCCCCCCCCACCCAAGCACCCCCTCCGATCCGCCCCCCTGACGCACCTTCAACCCGGCGGTGTGGCCCCTCCCCGTGCCCCAcgagcctcccctgcccccgcccccacacccccGGGTACCGGCGGGCTGCCTGGCGTCCTCAGCGTCGTCCCTGGGCAGCTTCTCCACCAGGAACAGCAGAAGGCGCCGGATCTCGGGCTCGTTGCTGTACAGGAAAGTCTGGTACCCGACCTCGCCCTGGTAGCCCAGCTCCTGGCGGGGGAGGGagcgtcaggactcctgggttctctccccggctcgggGAGGGAAGCGGGGTCTGGGGGGGGTTAGAGCAgcgggagctgggagccaggatgcctgggttctctcacctgGCAGGCCTGGGCCAGGCTGGTGCCGATGCGGAACCGGGCTGACATGCCGGGGGGCAGCACGTGGCCAAGGCTGGCGCCCAGCGACGGGTGAATGACGCGGAGGCATCGCACCACCGACTCCACGATCAGCTCCGTGGTGAACTCCCGCAGGCTCTGCACCTCCTCGGGGACCTGCCTGGGGGGCGCCGGGGAGCCGTCGTCAGACAGCGCCCCCAGGTGGGCAGGGACCCGGTGCCACGGTGCAGCCACCGCTGGGGGGCGGCCGCTAGGAAACAGCTGCATATAACACCGCAGAGGGGCGGCTCGCCCAGCGCTGAAATTCGACCAGCCCCGACTGCCCGGGGAgagccccccgctgagcccctgACCCCGCATCCTGCCCCCCGGCATCCCCTAGCACCCAGCGCCaggggagacccccccccaccagagcccccgaccccgcttcctgccccccgGCATCCCCTAGGACCCAGCGCCAGGGGAGAccccccccaccagagcccccgaccccgcttcctgccccccgGCATCCCCTAGGACCCAGCGCCAGGGGAGAccccccccaccagagcccccgaccccgcttcctgccccccgGCATCCCCTAGCACCCAGCGCCAggggagacccccccccagcagagcccccgaccccgcttcctgccccccgaCACCCAGGCCCGAGTGCCCGGGGAGGGCCCCCTGGcgagaccccctgcccccccag is drawn from Eretmochelys imbricata isolate rEreImb1 chromosome 23, rEreImb1.hap1, whole genome shotgun sequence and contains these coding sequences:
- the CCDC22 gene encoding LOW QUALITY PROTEIN: coiled-coil domain-containing protein 22 (The sequence of the model RefSeq protein was modified relative to this genomic sequence to represent the inferred CDS: deleted 1 base in 1 codon) — its product is MEEVDKILIHSLRLSGTQVPEEVQSLREFTTELIVESVVRCLRVIHPSLGASLGHVLPPGMSARFRIGTSLAQACQELGYQGEVGYQTFLYSNEPEIRRLLLFLVEKLPRDDAEDARQPAGKSAGLLRAIAAKIKEQLGTPWVPPACRTPRLQLLQGTCLLKPFHAHPLVLPRDSGPVERREFFGGFLPPVSAQPPRPGAVAPSLLERHAGDLGAQHDWEADWQSQGLASRLPPKEYVQWKHQRLRHRLLDQLRQAAPPHGAAGPPQPGPLDLAQMLGLLSAGGTGGALAKGSRFSRAQRLVHEQDPQELVGQMQAAVETLPSSKTSEQEELARQAEELAGLQGELRRLEAEMEAVGGEVKVLELSLSQAAAGLCQQRLALGGRERTLRVQRRALELLPEAGRNLAALQLLVEGSAQRLVHLAAQWETRRGPLVDQYRHLRAARHSRQLESTRRVAEIQALHECGRSAAAEARRKEELCRQLLTELEVLPKDVSRAAYTQRILEIVGNIRKQKEEITKILSDTRALQKEINGLTGKLDRTFAVTDELVFKDAKRDESVRKAYKYLAALHENCSQLIQTIEDAGAIQREIRDLEEQIESEGAKKTLANLERILSDYRALRQENAALLGRSRDP